In Raphanus sativus cultivar WK10039 chromosome 5, ASM80110v3, whole genome shotgun sequence, the following proteins share a genomic window:
- the LOC108860024 gene encoding universal stress protein A-like protein — MEETKERKIVVAVDESEESMEALSWSLDNLFAYCSNNTLILLYVKPPLPVYSSIDTAGFIVTGDPVAALKKYEHELVESVMARSRTVYQDFEFDINIERRVGRGDAKEVICNAVQKLKADMLVIGTHDYGFFKRALLGSVSEYCAKRVKCPVIIVKKNPQYN, encoded by the exons ATGGAGGAAACGAAGGAGAGAAAGATTGTAGTAGCCGTGGACGAAAGCGAAGAGAGCATGGAAGCACTTTCATGGAGTCTTGACAATCTTTTTGCATATTGTTCCAATAACACCCTAATCCTCCTTTACGTCAAGCCCCCTCTTCCTGTTTACTCTTCCATTGACACCGCAG GGTTTATAGTGACCGGAGATCCGGTTGCAGCGCTGAAGAAATATGAACACGAGCTTGTGGAATCGGTCATGGCTCGATCTCGAACCGTCTATCAAGATTTTGAGTTCGAT ATTAATATAGAGAGAAGAGTTGGAAGAGGAGATGCTAAGGAAGTCATATGTAACGCAGTTCAGAAACTTAAGGCTGATATGTTAGTTATTGGCACACATGACTATGGCTTCTTTAAAAG GGCTTTGCTAGGCAGTGTGAGCGAGTATTGCGCCAAAAGAGTGAAATGTCCTGTGATTATCGTGAAGAAGAATCCTCAATACAATTGA
- the LOC108856632 gene encoding uncharacterized protein LOC108856632, with translation MAVHHLRKDNKMHWWFTHKKLVDNYVKDARSLMASEDHNDAASAIHILDAALSISPRSETALELKARALLFLRRYKDVANMLQDYIPSLQLAAKEEDGSVSSDGSYSSSSSSSSSSQLSRKLLSPNRDSSSSSTTPFTCLSLSDLKEKVMAGICRNGDKEKQQWRYAVLGQACCHLGLMEDALVLLQTGKRLATAEFRRQSICWSDDSFCLLLSDSDSSSSSVPSPPSKLPECETVSRLLAHTKVLLRRRAAAFAAFDAGHYSESIRHFSKILDGRRRPAPQGFLADCYMHRAAAYRSAGKIAEAIADCNKTLALEPSCIHALETRAALLETVRCLPDSLHDLEHLKILYNTILRDRKLPGPPWKRHNVKYREIPGKLCVLTTKSKFLKAKIANGEIGNVDWYGLIGVRRGCTRSELDRANVLLTLRHKPDKALSFIDRCDFADQKEVIAVKDRASMASLLLYRLIQRGYSVLTATIAEEEQRKITMALTQKSTKVVEEREPVEKPGLVNIKPGNSSAYQGVFCRDLAAVGSLLSRTGFNQPIPVKYEALSC, from the exons ATGGCTGTTCATCATCTCCGCAAGGACAACAAGATGCATTGGTGGTTCACTCACAAGAAG CTTGTTGATAACTACGTTAAAGACGCAAGGTCTCTCATGGCGAGTGAGGACCACAACGACGCCGCATCAGCCATTCACATTCTTGATGCGGCTTTATCGATATCTCCGCGCTCGGAAACTGCGCTAGAGCTTAAAGCGAGAGCTTTGCTTTTTCTCCGTCGCTACAAGGACGTAGCTAATATGCTTCAAGATTACATTCCCAGCCTCCAACTCGCCgctaaagaagaagatggatcCGTTTCTTCCGACGGTTCTtactcttcctcttcttcttcctcctcttcctctcaaCTCTCCAGGAAGCTTCTCTCTCCAAACCGtgactcctcctcctcctccaccactcCATTCACGTGCCTCTCTCTTTCTGACCTGAAGGAGAAAGTGATGGCAGGGATCTGTAGAAATGGCGATAAGGAAAAACAACAGTGGag ataTGCTGTATTGGGACAAGCTTGTTGCCACCTAGGACTAATGGAGGACGCATTGGTTCTCCTTCAGACCGGAAAACGCCTTGCAACAGCCGAGTTCCGTCGTCAGAGTATATGCTGGTCCGATGATAGCTTCTGCCTCCTTCTCTCCGACTCCGACTCATCATCCTCCTCCGTTCCTTCTCCTCCAAGCAAACTCCCCGAATGCGAAACCGTCTCTCGCCTCCTCGCCCACACAAAGGTCCTCCTCCGCCGTCGCGCCGCCGCTTTCGCCGCTTTCGACGCCGGTCATTACTCAGAATCCATCCGCCACTTCTCCAAAATCCTCGACGGACGCCGTCGCCCCGCGCCGCAGGGATTCCTCGCCGATTGCTACATGCACCGCGCCGCCGCCTACAGATCCGCCGGAAAAATCGCGGAGGCGATCGCCGACTGCAACAAAACGCTGGCTCTCGAGCCGTCTTGCATCCACGCGTTGGAGACGAGAGCCGCGCTTCTGGAGACGGTACGGTGTTTGCCTGACTCGCTCCACGATTTAGAGCACTTGAAGATTCTCTACAACACGATCCTGCGCGATCGGAAACTTCCCGGACCGCCGTGGAAACGACACAACGTGAAGTACAGAGAGATCCCGGGGAAACTGTGCGTTTTGACGACGAAGTCGAAGTTTCTGAAAGCGAAGATCGCCAACGGAGAGATAGGGAACGTTGATTGGTACGGATTGATCGGAGTTAGGCGCGGATGCACCAGATCGGAGCTTGATCGAGCTAATGTCTTGTTGACTCTCAGACACAAGCCTGATAAGGCCTTGTCTTTCATCGATCGCTGTGATTTCGCCGATCAGAAGGAGGTTATCGCTGTTAAAGATCGAGCGAGTATGGCTTCGTTGCTGCTTTACCGTTTGATTCAAAGAGGTTACTCTGTCTTGACGGCGACGATAGCAGAGGAGGAACAGAGGAAGATTACGATGGCGTTGACTCAAAAGTCAACGAAAGTGGTTGAAGAACGCGAACCGGTTGAGAAACCTGGTTTGGTGAATATTAAACCGGGTAATTCGAGCGCGTATCAAGGAGTTTTCTGTCGAGATCTTGCCGCGGTCGGGAGTTTACTATCTAGGACCGGTTTTAACCAACCGATTCCAGTGAAATACGAAGCACTCAGTTGTTAA
- the LOC108862276 gene encoding uncharacterized protein LOC108862276: protein MGWLTRFLTAVAFLAAGVIFSPETFGSLSKGENSAKVLILVKLAHLLSFATAWGAALWATFIGGIIMFKNLPRHQFGNLQSKMFPAYFTLVGSCCAISLSAFGYLHPWKSSSAVEKYQLGFLVSAFAFNLTNLLVFTPMTIDMMKQRHKVERENNIGDEVGWSKNREKAKTIPQLAAMNKKFGMIHGLSSLANIFSFGSLAMHSWYLAGKMDL from the exons ATGGGTTGGCTGACGAGATTTTTAACAGCGGTAGCGTTTTTAGCCGCCGGAGTTATATTCTCACCGGAGACATTCGGATCGTTATCAAAGGGCGAGAATTCGGCGAAGGTTTTGATATTGGTGAAGCTAGCTCATCTACTCAGCTTCGCTACAGCTTGGGGAGCTGCTCTCTGGGCTACCTTCATCGGCGGAATCATCATGTTCAA GAACTTACCGAGGCATCAGTTCGGTAACCTCCAGAGCAAGATGTTTCCAGCTTATTTCACTCTTGTTGGTTCTTGCTGCGCCATTTCACTCTCTGCCTTTGGGTATCTCCATCCATGGAAGTCTTCTTCTGCTGTGGAGAAGTATCAGCTAGGGTTCCTTGTCTCGGCTTTTGCTTTCAACCTCACTAATTTGCTCGTCTTCACTCCCATGACCATCGAT ATGATGAAGCAAAGGCAcaaagtagagagagagaacaacattggagatgaagttggttggtccaagaacagggagaaggCAAAGACTATCCCTCAGCTAGCTGCCATGAACAAGAAGTTTGGTATGATTCACGGGTTATCATCTCTCGCTAACATCTTCTCTTTTGGAAGCCTTGCCATGCATTCTTGGTACCTTGCTGGGAAGATGGATCTCTAA